The Spirosoma sp. SC4-14 DNA window ATTGCCAACAAGTTTAGCCGACTGGCTCAAGATCGTGCTCGTAAAGAAATGGAGCGAGTGTTTGAGCAGCAACCTACGCCCCACCGCAATCAGCATCGGCCTGAACTCAAGGAAGCGCTGACCAATCTATGGAACGACACTGAAACGGGGAAAGAGTTTGTCAAAGCCGTCCATGACAATGGGTATCTGTTGGCCGAAGGTGTGCCACGTCATCCGTTCATGGTGGTAGATGAGAATGGGCGGTCGTTTGATCTAGTACGCCAGCTAAAAGGTGTGTGGATCAAAGAAGTTCGTCAGCGTTTGCGCCATGAAAAGCTGATACCGGAGAAAGAAGCCATCGAATTGATGCGTCAAAAGCAGGAAGGTAGTAGTAACGCGAATAAGGCCGAACAGCAGCGCGATTTGGATAAAGCGAAAAAAACGGCCATTGCCTTCTGGGATAATAAGCAGGATACAACACAGGAAGTCGAAGAGACTGAGAGCCGCAAGCGAATGAAAGATTTGGCTGAAAGCTTTATTCAATCAGGCCAAGAACTGACGGAAGCAGAAGCAACAGATCAAACCGATAGCCTTGAAAAGAAAAAGAAACGAGCAGGAGAGTATTTTTTGAATTCGGATGAATTGACGGGCAAAGCCGAAGAATCTGCAACGCAGTTAGTGAATGATTACACAGAGGCACAAGAGGAGATAACTACGAAGTCACAGAGCATTGAGAGCCGACAGAGACAGCAAAGGATAGCGCAGCAATTTGCAGCTAACGAAGAAGACACAAGCCAACCGAGTACAAAGCCAGATAGTAAACGGCATCAAGACATCCTGAAAGAGTTTATGCAAGCCGAGGACGAATTGGTTGATCAAAATGACAAACCACAGGAAGAAACCGTGCAGCGACAACAGACAACAGCACGGCAATTTTTGGAAAATGAAGACCTAACGACAGCCGAAGTTGCCAACAATGAAAACGAGCTTCAACGACTGATGCAGGAGCAGAGGGCAATCCGAGAGCGCAACCAGCAGAAGGTAAAAAAGAGAGTTCGCTAAAAATATTCGTGAAAAATATGGTTACGCTGGAATAGATGAACCCCAATAGCGCATCTGTTGTACACTACCTGTTCCGAGCCAACCTAAATTTCTTGTGCAAATCTTGTGCAAATAAAAAAGCACTTACAAGTTTTATCTCGTAAGTGCTTGATTTTCAGGCTCCCGAAGCTGGGCTCGAACCAGCGACCCTCTGATTAACAGTCAGATGCTCTAACCGACTGAGCTATTCGGGAATCGTGGTGCAAAAGTAGTGCAGAGAATGACACCACGCAAGCGTTTGTCTAAGAAAAATTGGTGTCGCTATCGAAAAAAGATGCTCTTGCCGATACAACCGCGTGATAGTCAACCTCAAGATTCGGCAAAAATTTTTTCTGACTAGCGGGTTGGGTAGCCGCCCTGCGTTGTAGGACCACCGAATACGTCGGGCCGATGGCTGGGCACATTCTGCAGGATCAGCTCTTTTACGCGCCGGGCATCGCCTTTCGTAAAGTTCTGGATCACAATTTCAGGGCGAGCCCGTGGAATCACCCGAATGGTGGCAAAAAACAGGCCGTTGTCGATTTCTACACCCGAAATGTCGGAGTAGAAAACAAAGTTGTCGGTTCCTCCAATCAGCTTGCGGATTCGGAAGGTCACCCCTTTGTCGTCGAAAAGAATCTCGTCGTGCCGAATGGGGTCTTTAAAACTACTGCTGCGAAATCGTTCGTTTGGCATAAAGAAATGAGCGAGTTAGTGAATGAGCGGATTAGTGAATAAGTGACTGAATTTCAGTGAATTGATTTTTTTAATTGGTCCAGGCTAATTTGCTCATTCACCTATTTAGTTTTAGGTAAATAAATTACTTTTTTTGTTTCAAAGAAAGGCTCGTCGAAATAGTCGGAGAGATCATAAACCCGGTAACGGTCAGGCACTTCGGCCAGCTCTTCGGTCAGATCGCCACCTTTCAGGTACAGAACACCATTGGGGCGGTCGTTGTTGCCTGCTTTGTGGATTTTATAGCGCATCCAGCCCATAAATGGCTTCAGGCGTGTTACGGCCCGACTCACTACAAAGTCGTAGGTGGTGTTTAGCTGCTCCACGCGGGTCTGCTGGGCTTTTACGTTGGTTAGCCCTAGCGCGTTGGCTACCTCTTCGACAACCTTTATTTTTTTGCCAATGCTATCGACCAGGTGGAAGTCGGCCAGTGGAAACAGAATGGCCAGTGGAATCCCCGGAAAACCTCCGCCCGTTCCTACGTCCAGGATTTCGGTACCGGGTTTAAACTGCACCACTTTGGCAATACCGAGCGAATGCAGGACGTGCTTTTCGTAGAGCGAGTCGATGTCTTGCCGGGATATAACATTGATGCGGGCATTCCAGTCGCGATAGAGCTCATCCAAGGCCGCAAAGCGCTCTTTTTGCTGGGCGGTAAGGT harbors:
- a CDS encoding relaxase/mobilization nuclease domain-containing protein; the encoded protein is MVIRGAIRGNGKQLAHYLLSGEANERVQVVDVAGRSNATDAYLHQTLQSMSLTSEPTKSQKGLYHAQINPAYSEDRKMSEKDWLKAADILGNELGLQEQRRVIVLHTKKGRTHAHVVWERYDHKTGKVIANKFSRLAQDRARKEMERVFEQQPTPHRNQHRPELKEALTNLWNDTETGKEFVKAVHDNGYLLAEGVPRHPFMVVDENGRSFDLVRQLKGVWIKEVRQRLRHEKLIPEKEAIELMRQKQEGSSNANKAEQQRDLDKAKKTAIAFWDNKQDTTQEVEETESRKRMKDLAESFIQSGQELTEAEATDQTDSLEKKKKRAGEYFLNSDELTGKAEESATQLVNDYTEAQEEITTKSQSIESRQRQQRIAQQFAANEEDTSQPSTKPDSKRHQDILKEFMQAEDELVDQNDKPQEETVQRQQTTARQFLENEDLTTAEVANNENELQRLMQEQRAIRERNQQKVKKRVR
- the rsmG gene encoding 16S rRNA (guanine(527)-N(7))-methyltransferase RsmG, producing MNIDLLLKYFPDLTAQQKERFAALDELYRDWNARINVISRQDIDSLYEKHVLHSLGIAKVVQFKPGTEILDVGTGGGFPGIPLAILFPLADFHLVDSIGKKIKVVEEVANALGLTNVKAQQTRVEQLNTTYDFVVSRAVTRLKPFMGWMRYKIHKAGNNDRPNGVLYLKGGDLTEELAEVPDRYRVYDLSDYFDEPFFETKKVIYLPKTK